The Pongo abelii isolate AG06213 chromosome 11, NHGRI_mPonAbe1-v2.0_pri, whole genome shotgun sequence genome includes a window with the following:
- the OBSL1 gene encoding obscurin-like protein 1 isoform X1, with protein sequence MKASSGDQGSPPCFLRFPRPVRVVSGAEAELKCVVLGEPPPVVVWEKGGQQLAASERLSFPADGAEHGLLLSAALPTDAGVYVCRARNAAGEAYAAAAVTVLEPLASDPEPQPAERPLPPPGSGESAPVFLTGPRSQWVLRGAEVVLTCRAGGLPEPTLYWEKDGMALDEVWDSSHFALEPGRAEDGPGASLALRILAARLPDSGVYVCHARNAHGHAQAGALLQVHQPPESPPADPDEAPAPVVEPLKCAPKTFWVNEGKHAKFRCYVMGKPEPEIEWHWEGRPLLPDRRRLMYRDRDGGFVLKVLYCQAKDRGLYVCAARNSAGQTLSAVQLHVKEPRLRFTRPLQDVEGREHGIAVLECKVPNSRIPTAWFREDQRLLPCRKYEQIEEGTVRRLIIHRLKADDDGIYLCEMRGRVRTVANVTVKGPILKRLPRKLDVLEGENAVLLVETLEARVEGRWSRDGEELPVICQSSSGHMHALVLPGVTREDAGEVTFSLGNSRTTTLLRVKCVKHSPPGPPISAEMFKGHKNTVLLTWKPPEPAPETPFIYRLERQEVGSEDWIQCFSIEKAGAVEVPGDCVPSEGDYRFRICTVSGHGRSPHVVFHGSAHLVPTARLVAGLEDVQVYDGEDAVFSLDLSTIIQGTWFLNGEELKSNEPEGQVEPGALRYRMEQKGLQHRLILHAVKHQDSGALVGFSCPGVQDSAALTIQESPVHILSPQDKVSLTFTTSERVVLTCELSRVDFPATWYKDGQKVEESELLVVKMDGRKHRLILPEAKVQDSGEFECRTEGVSAFFVVTVQDPPVHIVDPREHVFVHAITSECVMLACEVDREDAPVRWYKDGQEVEESDFVVLENEGPHRRLVLPATQPSDGGEFQCVAGDERAYFTVTITDVSSWIVYPSGKVYVAAVRLERVVLTCELCRPWAEVRWTKDGEEVVESPALLLQKEDTVRRLVLPAVQLEDSGEYLCEIDDESASFTVTVTEPPVRIIYPRDEVTLIAVTLECVVLMCELSREDAPVRWYKDGLEVEESEALVLERDGPRCRLVLPAAQPEDGGEFVCDAGDDSAFFTVTVTAPPERIVHPAARSLDLHFGAPGRVELRCEVAPAGSQVRWYKDGLEVEASDALQLRAEGPTRTLTLPHAQPEDAGEYVCETRDEAITFNVILAEPPVQFLAPETTLSPLCVAPGEPVVLNCELSRAGAPVVWSHNGRPVQEGEGLELHAEGPRRVLCIQAAGPAHAGLYTCQSGAAPGAPSLSFTVQVAEPPVRVVAPEAAQTRVRSTPGGDLELVVHLSGPGVPVRWYKDGERLASQGRVQLEQAGARQVLRVQGARSGDAGEYLCDAPQDSRIFLVSVEEPLPVKLVSELTPLTVHEGDDATFRCEVSPPDADVTWLRNGAVVTPGPQVEMAQNGSSRILTLRGCQLGDAGTVTVRAGRTATSARLHVRGTDQWDGARGQPPTPPDSMASFFPIRDRAAVPTAVAGCAGRGRPGCVSRSGDRPSGCSGGRALGARWAAPAPRLSPVHGPGWAHPPPLHPWCHTGRPGHLQLREPPRSHPGQAQREATGARSRLARGSGSRPSERAAFSSCDAAAPRTPGPTAARWGRPAPDRSA encoded by the exons ATGAAGGCGAGCTCGGGGGACCAGGGGAGCCCCCCGTGCTTCCTGCGCTTCCCGCGGCCCGTGCGGGTGGTAAGTGGCGCCGAGGCCGAGCTCAAGTGCGTGGTCCTGGGGGAGCCGCCGCCTGTAGTGGTGTGGGAGAAGGGCGGGCAGCAGCTGGCGGCCTCGGAACGCCTGAGCTTCCCGGCGGACGGCGCGGAGCACGGCCTGCTGCTGAGCGCCGCACTGCCCACCGACGCGGGGGTCTACGTGTGCCGCGCCCGCAACGCGGCCGGCGAGGCCTACGCGGCGGCCGCCGTCACCGTGCTGGAGCCGCTGGCCTCCGACCCCGAGCCGCAGCCCGCCGAGCGCCCGCTGCCACCGCCGGGGTCCGGGGAGAGCGCCCCGGTCTTCCTCACGGGGCCCCGATCCCAGTGGGTGCTGCGGGGGGCGGAGGTGGTGCTGACGTGCCGGGCGGGGGGCCTCCCCGAGCCCACACTGTACTGGGAGAAGGACGGGATGGCCCTGGACGAAGTGTGGGACAGCAGCCACTTCGCGCTCGAGCCGGGCCGCGCGGAGGACGGCCCCGGCGCGAGCCTGGCACTGCGCATCCTGGCGGCTCGGCTGCCGGATTCCGGCGTCTACGTGTGCCACGCCCGCAACGCGCACGGCCACGCGCAGGCGGGGGCGCTGCTCCAGGTGCACCAGCCCCCCGAGAGCCCGCCCGCGGACCCCGACGAGGCCCCCGCGCCGGTGGTGGAGCCGCTCAAGTGCGCGCCTAAGACCTTCTGGGTGAACGAGGGCAAGCACGCCAAGTTCCGCTGCTACGTGATGGGCAAGCCCGAGCCCGAGATCGAATGGCACTGGGAGGGCCGCCCGCTGCTCCCGGACCGCCGCCGCCTCATGTACCGCGACCGCGACGGCGGCTTCGTGCTCAAGGTGCTCTACTGCCAGGCCAAGGACCGTGGGCTCTACGTCTGCGCTGCGCGCAACTCGGCGGGCCAGACGCTCAGTGCGGTGCAGCTGCACGTGAAAG AGCCCCGCCTCCGGTTCACACGGCCCCTGCAGGACGTGGAGGGCCGTGAGCACGGGATTGCCGTGCTGGAGTGTAAAGTACCCAACTCCCGCATCCCCACGGCCTGGTTCCGTGAGGACCAGCGGCTGCTGCCCTGCCGCAAGTACGAGCAGATTGAAGAGGGCACTGTCCGGCGCCTCATCATCCACAGGCTGAAGGCAGACGATGATGGTATCTACCTATGCGAGATGCGGGGCCGGGTGCGCACCGTGGCCAACGTCACAGTCAAAG GGCCCATCCTGAAGCGCCTGCCCCGGAAGCTCGATGTCCTGGAAGGAGAGAACGCAGTGCTGCTAGTGGAAACTCTAGAGGCCAGGGTCGAGGGACGCTGGAGCCGTGATGGGGAGGAGCTGCCGGTCATCTGCCAGAGCAGCTCAGGCCACATGCATGCCCTGGTCCTTCCAGGGGTCACCCGAGAGGATGCTGGCGAGGTCACCTTTAGCCTGGGCAACTCCCGTACCACTACTCTTCTCAGAGTAAAAT GTGTCAAGCACAGTCCCCCAGGACCCCCCATATCGGCAGAGATGTTCAAGGGCCACAAGAACACGGTCCTGTTGACCTGGAAGCCTCCTGAGCCAGCTCCCGAGACCCCATTCATCTACCGGCTGGAGCGGCAGGAAGTGGGCTCTGAAGACTGGATTCAGTGCTTCAGCATCGAGAAAGCTGGAGCTGTGGAGGTGCCGGGCGACTGTGTGCCCTCCGAGGGTGACTACCGCTTCCGCATCTGCACAGTCAGCGGACATGGCCGTAGTCCCCACGTGGTGTTCCACGGTTCTGCTCACCTTG TGCCCACAGCTCGCCTGGTGGCAGGTCTGGAGGATGTGCAGGTATACGACGGGGAAGATGCTGTGTTCTCCCTCGATCTCTCCACCATCATCCAGGGTACCTGGTTCCTTAATGGGGAAGAGCTCAAGAGTAATGAGCCAGAGGGCCAGGTGGAACCTGGGGCCCTGCGGTACCGTATGGAGCAGAAGGGCCTGCAGCACAGACTCATCCTGCATGCTGTCAAGCACCAGGACAGTGGTGCCCTGGTTGGCTTCAGCTGCCCTGGCGTGCAGGACTCAGCTGCCCTCACAATCCAAG AGAGTCCGGTGCACATCCTGAGCCCCCAGGACAAGGTGTCATTGACTTTCACAACCTCAGAGCGGGTGGTGCTGACTTGTGAGCTCTCAAGGGTGGACTTCCCGGCGACCTGGTACAAGGATGGGCAGAAGGTGGAGGAGAGCGAGTTGCTGGTGGTGAAGATGGATGGGCGCAAACACCGTCTGATCCTGCCTGAGGCCAAAGTCCAGGACAGTGGCGAGTTTGAGTGCAGGACAGAAGGGGTCTCGGCCTTCTTCGTCGTCACTGTCCAAG ATCCTCCCGTGCACATCGTGGACCCCCGAGAACATGTGTTCGTGCATGCCATAACTTCTGAGTGTGTCATGCTGGCCTGTGAGGTGGACCGAGAGGACGCCCCTGTGCGTTGGTACAAGGACgggcaggaggtggaggagagTGACTTCGTGGTGCTGGAGAATGAGGGGCCCCATCGCCGCCTGGTGCTGCCCGCCACCCAGCCCTCAGACGGGGGCGAGTTTCAGTGCGTCGCTGGAGATGAGCGTGCCTACTTCACCGTTACCATCACAG ACGTCTCCTCATGGATCGTGTATCCCAGCGGCAAGGTGTATGTGGCAGCCGTGCGCCTGGAGCGTGTGGTGCTGACCTGTGAGCTATGCCGGCCCTGGGCAGAGGTGCGCTGGACCAAGGATGGAGAGGAGGTGGTGGAGAGCCCCGCGCTGCTCCTGCAGAAGGAAGACACTGTCCGCCGCCTGGTGCTGCCTGCCGTCCAGCTGGAGGACTCCGGCGAGTACTTGTGTGAAATTGACGATGAGTCGGCCTCCTTCACTGTCACTGTCACAG AACCCCCAGTGCGGATCATATACCCTCGCGATGAGGTGACCTTGATTGCCGTGACCTTGGAGTGTGTGGTGCTGATGTGTGAACTGTCTCGGGAGGATGCCCCTGTGCGCTGGTACAAGGACGGGCTGGAAGTGGAGGAGAGTGAGGCCCTGGTGCTGGAGAGGGATGGGCCACGCTGCCGCCTGGTGCTACCTGCTGCCCAGCCCGAGGACGGGGGCGAGTTTGTATGCGACGCTGGAGATGACTCGGCCTTCTTCACTGTCACTGTCACAG CCCCACCAGAGAGGATTGTGCACCCGGCAGCCCGCTCCCTGGATCTGCATTTTGGGGCTCCAGGGCGCGTGGAGCTGCGCTGTGAGGTGGCCCCAGCTGGGTCTCAGGTGCGCTGGTACAAGGATGGGCTGGAAGTGGAGGCATCAGATGCCCTGCAGCTGCGTGCCGAGGGGCCCACCCGCACCCTGACCCTGCCCCACGCCCAGCCTGAGGACGCCGGGGAGTATGTGTGTGAGACCCGGGATGAGGCCATCACCTTCAATGTCATCCTGGCTG AGCCCCCAGTGCAGTTCCTTGCTCCAGAGACAACTCTAAGCCCGCTCTGTGTGGCCCCCGGGGAGCCAGTGGTGCTGAACTGTGAACTGTCCCGGGCTGGCGCCCCCGTGGTCTGGAGCCACAATGGGAGGCCCGTGCAGGAGGGCGAGGGCCTAGAGCTCCATGCCGAGGGCCCCCGCCGAGTCCTCTGCATCCAGGCTGCAGGCCCAGCCCATGCAGGGCTCTACACCTGCCAGTCTGGAGCAGCCCCAGGAGCCCCAAGCCTCAGCTTCACTGTCCAGGTGGCTG AGCCCCCTGTGCGCGTGGTAGCTCCCGAGGCAGCCCAGACGAGGGTTCGGAGCACTCCAGGCGGGGACCTAGAGCTGGTGGTGCACCTCTCCGGGCCAGGGGTCCCTGTGCGCTGGTACAAGGACGGGGAGCGACTGGCAAGCCAGGGGCGGGTGCAGCTGGAGCAGGCCGGGGCCAGGCAGGTGCTGCGGGTGCAGGGGGCACGGAGCGGGGACGCTGGGGAGTACCTGTGCGACGCACCCCAGGACAGCCGCATCTTCCTTGTCAGCGTGGAAG AGCCACTGCCGGTGAAGCTGGTCTCGGAGCTGACACCACTCACTGTCCATGAGGGCGATGATGCCACATTCCGGTGTGAAGTCTCCCCACCAGATGCTGATGTTACCTGGCTGCGCAATGGGGCCGTCGTCACTCCAGGGCCCCAAGTGGAGATGGCCCAGAATGGTTCAAGCCGCATCTTAACCTTGCGAGGCTGCCAACTAGGGGATGCGGGGACCGTGACTGTGCGGGCAGGGCGCACGGCCACAAGTGCCCGGCTCCATGTTCGAG GGACAGACCAGTGGGATGGAGCAAGGGGCCAGCCTCCAACCCCACCAGACTCCATGGCCTCCTTCTTCCCCATCAGAGACAGAGCTGCTGTTCCTACGGCGGTTGCAGGATGTGCGGGCAGAGGAAGGCCAGGATGTGTGTCTCGAAGTGGAGACAGGCCGAGTGGGTGCAGTGGGGGCCGTGCGCTGGGTGCGAGGTGGGCAGCCCCTGCCCCACGACTCTCGCCTGTCCATGGTCCAGGATGGGCACATCCACCGCCTCTTCATCCATGGTGTCATACTGGCCGACCAGGGCACCTACAGCTGCGAGAGCCACCACGATCGCACCCTGGCCAGGCTCAGCGTGAGGC GACGGGAGCGCGCTCACGCCTAGCCCGCGGCTCCGGCTCCAGGCCCTCGGAACGAGCCGCCTTCTCCAGCTGCGACGCTGCGGCCCCTCGGACGCCGGGACCTACAGCTGCGCGGTGGGGACGGCCCGCGCCGGACCGGTCCGCCTGA
- the OBSL1 gene encoding obscurin-like protein 1 isoform X5, which translates to MKASSGDQGSPPCFLRFPRPVRVVSGAEAELKCVVLGEPPPVVVWEKGGQQLAASERLSFPADGAEHGLLLSAALPTDAGVYVCRARNAAGEAYAAAAVTVLEPLASDPEPQPAERPLPPPGSGESAPVFLTGPRSQWVLRGAEVVLTCRAGGLPEPTLYWEKDGMALDEVWDSSHFALEPGRAEDGPGASLALRILAARLPDSGVYVCHARNAHGHAQAGALLQVHQPPESPPADPDEAPAPVVEPLKCAPKTFWVNEGKHAKFRCYVMGKPEPEIEWHWEGRPLLPDRRRLMYRDRDGGFVLKVLYCQAKDRGLYVCAARNSAGQTLSAVQLHVKEPRLRFTRPLQDVEGREHGIAVLECKVPNSRIPTAWFREDQRLLPCRKYEQIEEGTVRRLIIHRLKADDDGIYLCEMRGRVRTVANVTVKGPILKRLPRKLDVLEGENAVLLVETLEARVEGRWSRDGEELPVICQSSSGHMHALVLPGVTREDAGEVTFSLGNSRTTTLLRVKCVKHSPPGPPISAEMFKGHKNTVLLTWKPPEPAPETPFIYRLERQEVGSEDWIQCFSIEKAGAVEVPGDCVPSEGDYRFRICTVSGHGRSPHVVFHGSAHLVPTARLVAGLEDVQVYDGEDAVFSLDLSTIIQGTWFLNGEELKSNEPEGQVEPGALRYRMEQKGLQHRLILHAVKHQDSGALVGFSCPGVQDSAALTIQESPVHILSPQDKVSLTFTTSERVVLTCELSRVDFPATWYKDGQKVEESELLVVKMDGRKHRLILPEAKVQDSGEFECRTEGVSAFFVVTVQDPPVHIVDPREHVFVHAITSECVMLACEVDREDAPVRWYKDGQEVEESDFVVLENEGPHRRLVLPATQPSDGGEFQCVAGDERAYFTVTITDVSSWIVYPSGKVYVAAVRLERVVLTCELCRPWAEVRWTKDGEEVVESPALLLQKEDTVRRLVLPAVQLEDSGEYLCEIDDESASFTVTVTEPPVRIIYPRDEVTLIAVTLECVVLMCELSREDAPVRWYKDGLEVEESEALVLERDGPRCRLVLPAAQPEDGGEFVCDAGDDSAFFTVTVTAPPERIVHPAARSLDLHFGAPGRVELRCEVAPAGSQVRWYKDGLEVEASDALQLRAEGPTRTLTLPHAQPEDAGEYVCETRDEAITFNVILAEPPVQFLAPETTLSPLCVAPGEPVVLNCELSRAGAPVVWSHNGRPVQEGEGLELHAEGPRRVLCIQAAGPAHAGLYTCQSGAAPGAPSLSFTVQVAEPPVRVVAPEAAQTRVRSTPGGDLELVVHLSGPGVPVRWYKDGERLASQGRVQLEQAGARQVLRVQGARSGDAGEYLCDAPQDSRIFLVSVEEPLPVKLVSELTPLTVHEGDDATFRCEVSPPDADVTWLRNGAVVTPGPQVEMAQNGSSRILTLRGCQLGDAGTVTVRAGRTATSARLHVRETELLFLRRLQDVRAEEGQDVCLEVETGRVGAVGAVRWVRGGQPLPHDSRLSMVQDGHIHRLFIHGVILADQGTYSCESHHDRTLARLSVRPRQLRVLRPLEDVTISEGGSATFQLELSQEGVTGEWARGGVRLYPGPKCHIHSEGHCHRLVLNGLGLVDSGCVSFTADSLRCAARLVVREVPVTIVRGPQDLEVTEGDTATFECELSQALADVTWEKDGSALTPSPRLRLQALGTSRLLQLRRCGPSDAGTYSCAVGTARAGPVRLTVRERTVAVLSELRSVSAREGDGATFECTVSEVETTGRWELGGRPLRPGARVRIRQEGKKHILVLSELRAEDAGEVRFQAGPAQSLALLEVEALPLQMCRHPPREKTVLVGRRAVLEVTVSRLGGHVCWLREGAELCPGDKYEMRSHGPTHSLVIHDVRPEDQGTYCCQAGQDSAHTRLLVEGE; encoded by the exons ATGAAGGCGAGCTCGGGGGACCAGGGGAGCCCCCCGTGCTTCCTGCGCTTCCCGCGGCCCGTGCGGGTGGTAAGTGGCGCCGAGGCCGAGCTCAAGTGCGTGGTCCTGGGGGAGCCGCCGCCTGTAGTGGTGTGGGAGAAGGGCGGGCAGCAGCTGGCGGCCTCGGAACGCCTGAGCTTCCCGGCGGACGGCGCGGAGCACGGCCTGCTGCTGAGCGCCGCACTGCCCACCGACGCGGGGGTCTACGTGTGCCGCGCCCGCAACGCGGCCGGCGAGGCCTACGCGGCGGCCGCCGTCACCGTGCTGGAGCCGCTGGCCTCCGACCCCGAGCCGCAGCCCGCCGAGCGCCCGCTGCCACCGCCGGGGTCCGGGGAGAGCGCCCCGGTCTTCCTCACGGGGCCCCGATCCCAGTGGGTGCTGCGGGGGGCGGAGGTGGTGCTGACGTGCCGGGCGGGGGGCCTCCCCGAGCCCACACTGTACTGGGAGAAGGACGGGATGGCCCTGGACGAAGTGTGGGACAGCAGCCACTTCGCGCTCGAGCCGGGCCGCGCGGAGGACGGCCCCGGCGCGAGCCTGGCACTGCGCATCCTGGCGGCTCGGCTGCCGGATTCCGGCGTCTACGTGTGCCACGCCCGCAACGCGCACGGCCACGCGCAGGCGGGGGCGCTGCTCCAGGTGCACCAGCCCCCCGAGAGCCCGCCCGCGGACCCCGACGAGGCCCCCGCGCCGGTGGTGGAGCCGCTCAAGTGCGCGCCTAAGACCTTCTGGGTGAACGAGGGCAAGCACGCCAAGTTCCGCTGCTACGTGATGGGCAAGCCCGAGCCCGAGATCGAATGGCACTGGGAGGGCCGCCCGCTGCTCCCGGACCGCCGCCGCCTCATGTACCGCGACCGCGACGGCGGCTTCGTGCTCAAGGTGCTCTACTGCCAGGCCAAGGACCGTGGGCTCTACGTCTGCGCTGCGCGCAACTCGGCGGGCCAGACGCTCAGTGCGGTGCAGCTGCACGTGAAAG AGCCCCGCCTCCGGTTCACACGGCCCCTGCAGGACGTGGAGGGCCGTGAGCACGGGATTGCCGTGCTGGAGTGTAAAGTACCCAACTCCCGCATCCCCACGGCCTGGTTCCGTGAGGACCAGCGGCTGCTGCCCTGCCGCAAGTACGAGCAGATTGAAGAGGGCACTGTCCGGCGCCTCATCATCCACAGGCTGAAGGCAGACGATGATGGTATCTACCTATGCGAGATGCGGGGCCGGGTGCGCACCGTGGCCAACGTCACAGTCAAAG GGCCCATCCTGAAGCGCCTGCCCCGGAAGCTCGATGTCCTGGAAGGAGAGAACGCAGTGCTGCTAGTGGAAACTCTAGAGGCCAGGGTCGAGGGACGCTGGAGCCGTGATGGGGAGGAGCTGCCGGTCATCTGCCAGAGCAGCTCAGGCCACATGCATGCCCTGGTCCTTCCAGGGGTCACCCGAGAGGATGCTGGCGAGGTCACCTTTAGCCTGGGCAACTCCCGTACCACTACTCTTCTCAGAGTAAAAT GTGTCAAGCACAGTCCCCCAGGACCCCCCATATCGGCAGAGATGTTCAAGGGCCACAAGAACACGGTCCTGTTGACCTGGAAGCCTCCTGAGCCAGCTCCCGAGACCCCATTCATCTACCGGCTGGAGCGGCAGGAAGTGGGCTCTGAAGACTGGATTCAGTGCTTCAGCATCGAGAAAGCTGGAGCTGTGGAGGTGCCGGGCGACTGTGTGCCCTCCGAGGGTGACTACCGCTTCCGCATCTGCACAGTCAGCGGACATGGCCGTAGTCCCCACGTGGTGTTCCACGGTTCTGCTCACCTTG TGCCCACAGCTCGCCTGGTGGCAGGTCTGGAGGATGTGCAGGTATACGACGGGGAAGATGCTGTGTTCTCCCTCGATCTCTCCACCATCATCCAGGGTACCTGGTTCCTTAATGGGGAAGAGCTCAAGAGTAATGAGCCAGAGGGCCAGGTGGAACCTGGGGCCCTGCGGTACCGTATGGAGCAGAAGGGCCTGCAGCACAGACTCATCCTGCATGCTGTCAAGCACCAGGACAGTGGTGCCCTGGTTGGCTTCAGCTGCCCTGGCGTGCAGGACTCAGCTGCCCTCACAATCCAAG AGAGTCCGGTGCACATCCTGAGCCCCCAGGACAAGGTGTCATTGACTTTCACAACCTCAGAGCGGGTGGTGCTGACTTGTGAGCTCTCAAGGGTGGACTTCCCGGCGACCTGGTACAAGGATGGGCAGAAGGTGGAGGAGAGCGAGTTGCTGGTGGTGAAGATGGATGGGCGCAAACACCGTCTGATCCTGCCTGAGGCCAAAGTCCAGGACAGTGGCGAGTTTGAGTGCAGGACAGAAGGGGTCTCGGCCTTCTTCGTCGTCACTGTCCAAG ATCCTCCCGTGCACATCGTGGACCCCCGAGAACATGTGTTCGTGCATGCCATAACTTCTGAGTGTGTCATGCTGGCCTGTGAGGTGGACCGAGAGGACGCCCCTGTGCGTTGGTACAAGGACgggcaggaggtggaggagagTGACTTCGTGGTGCTGGAGAATGAGGGGCCCCATCGCCGCCTGGTGCTGCCCGCCACCCAGCCCTCAGACGGGGGCGAGTTTCAGTGCGTCGCTGGAGATGAGCGTGCCTACTTCACCGTTACCATCACAG ACGTCTCCTCATGGATCGTGTATCCCAGCGGCAAGGTGTATGTGGCAGCCGTGCGCCTGGAGCGTGTGGTGCTGACCTGTGAGCTATGCCGGCCCTGGGCAGAGGTGCGCTGGACCAAGGATGGAGAGGAGGTGGTGGAGAGCCCCGCGCTGCTCCTGCAGAAGGAAGACACTGTCCGCCGCCTGGTGCTGCCTGCCGTCCAGCTGGAGGACTCCGGCGAGTACTTGTGTGAAATTGACGATGAGTCGGCCTCCTTCACTGTCACTGTCACAG AACCCCCAGTGCGGATCATATACCCTCGCGATGAGGTGACCTTGATTGCCGTGACCTTGGAGTGTGTGGTGCTGATGTGTGAACTGTCTCGGGAGGATGCCCCTGTGCGCTGGTACAAGGACGGGCTGGAAGTGGAGGAGAGTGAGGCCCTGGTGCTGGAGAGGGATGGGCCACGCTGCCGCCTGGTGCTACCTGCTGCCCAGCCCGAGGACGGGGGCGAGTTTGTATGCGACGCTGGAGATGACTCGGCCTTCTTCACTGTCACTGTCACAG CCCCACCAGAGAGGATTGTGCACCCGGCAGCCCGCTCCCTGGATCTGCATTTTGGGGCTCCAGGGCGCGTGGAGCTGCGCTGTGAGGTGGCCCCAGCTGGGTCTCAGGTGCGCTGGTACAAGGATGGGCTGGAAGTGGAGGCATCAGATGCCCTGCAGCTGCGTGCCGAGGGGCCCACCCGCACCCTGACCCTGCCCCACGCCCAGCCTGAGGACGCCGGGGAGTATGTGTGTGAGACCCGGGATGAGGCCATCACCTTCAATGTCATCCTGGCTG AGCCCCCAGTGCAGTTCCTTGCTCCAGAGACAACTCTAAGCCCGCTCTGTGTGGCCCCCGGGGAGCCAGTGGTGCTGAACTGTGAACTGTCCCGGGCTGGCGCCCCCGTGGTCTGGAGCCACAATGGGAGGCCCGTGCAGGAGGGCGAGGGCCTAGAGCTCCATGCCGAGGGCCCCCGCCGAGTCCTCTGCATCCAGGCTGCAGGCCCAGCCCATGCAGGGCTCTACACCTGCCAGTCTGGAGCAGCCCCAGGAGCCCCAAGCCTCAGCTTCACTGTCCAGGTGGCTG AGCCCCCTGTGCGCGTGGTAGCTCCCGAGGCAGCCCAGACGAGGGTTCGGAGCACTCCAGGCGGGGACCTAGAGCTGGTGGTGCACCTCTCCGGGCCAGGGGTCCCTGTGCGCTGGTACAAGGACGGGGAGCGACTGGCAAGCCAGGGGCGGGTGCAGCTGGAGCAGGCCGGGGCCAGGCAGGTGCTGCGGGTGCAGGGGGCACGGAGCGGGGACGCTGGGGAGTACCTGTGCGACGCACCCCAGGACAGCCGCATCTTCCTTGTCAGCGTGGAAG AGCCACTGCCGGTGAAGCTGGTCTCGGAGCTGACACCACTCACTGTCCATGAGGGCGATGATGCCACATTCCGGTGTGAAGTCTCCCCACCAGATGCTGATGTTACCTGGCTGCGCAATGGGGCCGTCGTCACTCCAGGGCCCCAAGTGGAGATGGCCCAGAATGGTTCAAGCCGCATCTTAACCTTGCGAGGCTGCCAACTAGGGGATGCGGGGACCGTGACTGTGCGGGCAGGGCGCACGGCCACAAGTGCCCGGCTCCATGTTCGAG AGACAGAGCTGCTGTTCCTACGGCGGTTGCAGGATGTGCGGGCAGAGGAAGGCCAGGATGTGTGTCTCGAAGTGGAGACAGGCCGAGTGGGTGCAGTGGGGGCCGTGCGCTGGGTGCGAGGTGGGCAGCCCCTGCCCCACGACTCTCGCCTGTCCATGGTCCAGGATGGGCACATCCACCGCCTCTTCATCCATGGTGTCATACTGGCCGACCAGGGCACCTACAGCTGCGAGAGCCACCACGATCGCACCCTGGCCAGGCTCAGCGTGAGGC CGAGGCAGCTGAGGGTGCTGCGGCCTCTGGAGGACGTGACCATCAGTGAGGGGGGCAGTGCCACCTTCCAGCTGGAGCTGTCCCAGGAAGGTGTGACCGGGGAGTGGGCCCGGGGTGGAGTACGGCTGTATCCAGGGCCCAAGTGTCACATCCATTCGGAGGGCCACTGTCACCGACTGGTACTCAACGGCCTGGGCCTGGTCGACTCAGGCTGCGTCTCCTTCACTGCGGATTCCCTGCGCTGCGCAGCCAGACTCGTTGTGAGAG agGTCCCAGTGACCATCGTGCGGGGGCCACAGGACCTAGAGGTGACCGAGGGCGACACAGCTACGTTCGAGTGCGAGCTTTCCCAAGCTTTGGCTGATGTTACCTGGGAGAAG GACGGGAGCGCGCTCACGCCTAGCCCGCGGCTCCGGCTCCAGGCCCTCGGAACGAGCCGCCTTCTCCAGCTGCGACGCTGCGGCCCCTCGGACGCCGGGACCTACAGCTGCGCGGTGGGGACGGCCCGCGCCGGACCGGTCCGCCTGACCGTGCGCG AGCGTACTGTGGCGGTACTCTCCGAGCTGCGGTCTGTGAGCGCCCGCGAAGGCGACGGCGCCACGTTCGAGTGCACCGTGTCGGAGGTCGAGACCACGGGGCGCTGGGAGCTCGGAGGCCGCCCGCTGAGACCCGGAGCCCGCGTCCGCATCCGACAGGAAG gGAAGAAACACATTCTGGTGCTCAGCGAGCTGCGCGCCGAGGACGCCGGTGAAGTCCGCTTCCAGGCGGGGCCCGCCCAGTCCTTGGCTCTACTGGAAGTGGAGG CATTGCCTCTCCAGATGTGCCGCCACCCCCCTCGCGAGAAGACCGTTCTGGTGGGCCGCCGGGCGGTGTTGGAGGTGACTGTGTCCCGCTTGGGGGGCCACGTGTGCTGGCTGCGGGAGGGGGCCGAGCTGTGCCCGGGAGATAAGTATGAGATGCGCAGCCACGGCCCCACCCACAGCCTGGTCATCCATGACGTTCGACCTGAGGACCAAGGCACTTACTGCTGCCAGGCCGGCCAGGACAGCGCCCACACACGGCTGCTGGTAGAGGGTGAGTAA